One region of Streptomyces leeuwenhoekii genomic DNA includes:
- a CDS encoding D-alanyl-D-alanine carboxypeptidase family protein encodes MKIGIQGIRLHRAAAVAVTTGAMLATGALSAAPAQAATAPTIAAKGGFVMNNATGKSLYTKAADTKRSTGSTTKIMTAKVVLSQPNLNLDAKVTIQKAYSDYIVSKTASSARLIVGDKVTVRQLLYGLMLPSGCDAAYALADKFGTGSTRAARVKSFIGKMNTTAKSLGLKNTHFDSFDGIGNGANYSTPRDLTKLASSAMKSSTFRTIVKTKKYTAKTVTKTGSTRTMAPWVNTNTLLNNYSGTIGVKTGSGPEAKYCLVFAATRNGKTVIGTVLASTSATQRETDAKKLLTYGFSRA; translated from the coding sequence ACCACCGGCGCCATGCTCGCGACCGGCGCTCTCTCCGCGGCGCCCGCACAGGCCGCCACGGCGCCCACGATCGCCGCCAAGGGCGGCTTCGTGATGAACAACGCCACCGGCAAGTCGCTCTACACCAAGGCCGCGGACACCAAGCGCTCCACGGGCTCGACGACCAAGATCATGACCGCCAAGGTCGTCCTCTCCCAGCCGAACCTCAACCTGGACGCCAAGGTCACGATCCAGAAGGCGTACAGCGACTACATCGTGTCGAAGACCGCCTCCTCGGCACGGCTGATCGTCGGCGACAAGGTCACGGTCCGTCAGTTGCTGTACGGTCTGATGCTGCCGTCCGGCTGCGACGCGGCCTACGCGCTGGCCGACAAGTTCGGCACCGGCTCGACCCGGGCCGCGCGCGTGAAGTCGTTCATCGGCAAGATGAACACCACCGCCAAGAGCCTGGGCCTGAAGAACACCCACTTCGACTCGTTCGACGGCATCGGCAACGGCGCGAACTACTCCACGCCGCGCGACCTGACGAAGCTGGCCAGCAGTGCGATGAAGAGCTCCACCTTCCGCACGATCGTCAAGACCAAGAAGTACACGGCCAAGACGGTCACCAAGACCGGCAGCACCCGCACCATGGCGCCGTGGGTCAACACCAACACGCTGCTCAACAACTACAGCGGCACCATCGGCGTGAAGACGGGTTCCGGCCCCGAGGCCAAGTACTGCCTGGTCTTCGCCGCCACGCGCAACGGCAAGACCGTCATCGGCACGGTGCTGGCCTCCACCTCGGCGACCCAGCGCGAGACGGACGCCAAGAAGCTGCTCACCTACGGCTTCAGCCGGGCCTGA
- a CDS encoding dihydrolipoamide acetyltransferase family protein, translated as MTTMTEGSVREFKMPDVGEGLTEAEILKWYVQPGDTVTDGQVVCEVETAKAAVELPIPYDGVVRELRFPEGTTVDVGTAIITVDVGGPAEPAAPEPAPAAPERGEEPAPQGRQPVLVGYGVAASSTRRRPRKAAGAPAQEASAAQAAPAAVVAVQAELNGHGPADRRRPLAKPPVRKLAKDLGVDLATVTPTGPDGVITREDVHAAAAPQAVPQQATAPEPVAPAPVAAPAAPAPVTYDTARETRIPVKGVRKATAAAMVGSAFTAPHVTEFVTVDVTRTMKLVEELKQDKEFAGLRVNPLLLIAKALLVAVKRNPDINASWDEAAQEIVVKHYVNLGIAAATPRGLIVPNIKDAHAKTLPQLAQALGELVTTAREGKTSPAAMQGGTVTITNVGVFGVDTGTPILNPGESAILAVGAIKPQPWVHKGKVKPRQVTTLALSFDHRLVDGELGSKVLADVAAVLEQPKRLITWA; from the coding sequence GTGACGACGATGACGGAAGGCTCCGTGCGCGAGTTCAAGATGCCCGACGTGGGCGAGGGACTCACCGAGGCCGAGATCCTGAAGTGGTACGTCCAGCCCGGTGACACCGTCACCGACGGCCAGGTGGTGTGCGAGGTCGAGACCGCCAAGGCGGCCGTCGAGCTCCCCATCCCGTACGACGGCGTGGTCCGCGAGCTGCGCTTCCCCGAGGGCACCACGGTCGACGTGGGCACGGCGATCATCACGGTGGACGTCGGCGGCCCGGCCGAGCCCGCCGCTCCCGAGCCGGCGCCCGCCGCGCCGGAGCGGGGCGAGGAGCCCGCGCCGCAGGGCCGCCAGCCGGTCCTGGTCGGCTACGGCGTGGCCGCCTCCTCGACCCGCCGCCGCCCCCGCAAGGCCGCGGGGGCCCCCGCGCAGGAGGCGTCGGCGGCCCAGGCGGCCCCGGCCGCGGTGGTGGCCGTCCAGGCCGAGCTGAACGGCCACGGCCCGGCGGACCGGCGGCGTCCGCTGGCCAAGCCCCCCGTGCGCAAGCTCGCCAAGGACCTCGGCGTCGACCTGGCGACGGTCACCCCGACCGGCCCGGACGGCGTCATCACCCGCGAGGACGTCCACGCGGCGGCGGCCCCGCAGGCGGTCCCGCAGCAGGCGACGGCGCCCGAGCCCGTCGCGCCGGCCCCGGTGGCCGCTCCGGCGGCCCCCGCACCGGTGACGTACGACACCGCGCGCGAGACCCGTATCCCGGTCAAGGGCGTCCGCAAGGCGACGGCGGCGGCGATGGTCGGCTCCGCGTTCACCGCCCCGCACGTCACGGAGTTCGTGACGGTGGACGTGACCCGCACGATGAAGCTGGTCGAGGAGCTGAAGCAGGACAAGGAGTTCGCCGGGCTGCGGGTGAACCCGCTCCTGCTGATCGCCAAGGCCCTGCTGGTCGCCGTCAAGCGCAACCCGGACATCAACGCGTCCTGGGACGAGGCGGCCCAGGAGATCGTGGTCAAGCACTACGTCAACCTGGGCATCGCCGCCGCGACCCCCCGGGGCCTGATCGTCCCGAACATCAAGGACGCCCACGCCAAGACGCTCCCGCAACTGGCTCAGGCGCTCGGCGAGTTGGTGACCACGGCCCGGGAGGGCAAGACCTCCCCGGCGGCCATGCAGGGCGGCACGGTGACCATCACCAACGTCGGCGTCTTCGGCGTCGACACCGGTACGCCGATCCTCAACCCGGGCGAGTCCGCGATCCTGGCGGTCGGCGCCATCAAGCCCCAGCCCTGGGTGCACAAGGGCAAGGTGAAGCCCCGTCAGGTCACCACCCTGGCGCTCTCCTTCGACCACCGCCTGGTCGACGGGGAACTGGGCTCGAAGGTCCTCGCCGATGTGGCGGCCGTCCTGGAGCAGCCCAAGCGGCTGATCACCTGGGCGTAG